Proteins found in one Sphingomonas sp. SORGH_AS_0879 genomic segment:
- a CDS encoding GIY-YIG nuclease family protein, with amino-acid sequence MADMTDDDILAELGVDLSPKKVRARTPREERIIAGFEDIVRFREEHGRAPQHGEGRDIFERLYAVRLDRLRAQADCRELLADMDVHRLLDGATNADAIDELDDSALLAELGIEPDASNDITQLRNVRSNADRQAAEEVASAKRCPDFATFKPLFDQVQAEIETDIRTTRPFVRDLGMSKADIKQGEFFIVGGQLAYVAEVGEPIAAPNGETDARLRVVYSNGTESDLLLRSLQRALYKDEGGRRITEPTAGPLFDGAAKAEVEPDHLPTGTLYVLRSRSTHPTIAAHRDLIHKIGITGGSVESRIAGAADDATYLLAGVDVVATYKLYDVHRSRLEALIHRVLEPVRFDVEIPDRFGKPVRPREWFLVPLHIVDEIVACIANGALAGMTYDPQTVALASVNTHGGSVNDQRLT; translated from the coding sequence ATGGCTGACATGACCGACGACGACATTCTCGCCGAACTGGGCGTCGATCTCAGTCCCAAGAAGGTCCGCGCCCGCACGCCACGCGAGGAGCGGATCATCGCGGGCTTCGAGGACATCGTCCGCTTCCGGGAAGAGCATGGCCGCGCGCCACAGCATGGCGAAGGCCGCGACATCTTCGAGCGGCTCTATGCCGTACGCCTTGACCGGCTCCGCGCGCAGGCCGACTGCCGCGAGCTGCTGGCGGACATGGACGTGCACCGCCTGCTCGACGGCGCAACCAATGCCGATGCGATCGACGAACTGGACGACAGCGCGCTACTGGCCGAACTTGGGATCGAGCCCGATGCGTCGAACGACATCACCCAGCTGCGCAACGTCCGCTCCAACGCCGACCGTCAGGCGGCGGAGGAAGTCGCCAGCGCCAAACGCTGCCCGGATTTCGCGACGTTCAAGCCGCTCTTCGACCAAGTGCAGGCCGAAATCGAAACGGATATCCGCACAACGCGGCCCTTCGTCCGCGACCTCGGCATGTCGAAGGCCGATATCAAGCAAGGCGAATTCTTCATCGTCGGCGGCCAACTGGCCTATGTGGCCGAGGTGGGCGAACCGATCGCGGCGCCCAATGGCGAAACCGATGCCCGCCTGCGCGTCGTCTATTCCAACGGCACCGAAAGCGACCTGCTGCTCCGCTCGCTCCAACGCGCGCTGTACAAGGACGAGGGTGGCCGCCGGATCACCGAACCGACCGCCGGCCCGCTGTTCGACGGTGCCGCGAAGGCCGAGGTCGAACCCGACCACCTGCCGACCGGCACGCTCTACGTCCTGCGCAGCCGCTCGACGCACCCCACTATCGCTGCGCACCGCGACCTCATCCATAAGATCGGCATCACCGGCGGATCGGTCGAGTCGCGCATCGCCGGCGCCGCCGACGACGCTACTTATCTCCTGGCCGGGGTGGACGTGGTCGCCACGTACAAATTGTACGACGTACACCGTTCCCGACTGGAAGCACTGATCCACCGCGTCCTCGAACCCGTCCGGTTCGACGTCGAGATACCCGACCGCTTCGGCAAACCGGTTCGCCCGCGCGAATGGTTCCTGGTGCCGCTGCACATCGTCGACGAGATTGTCGCCTGCATCGCCAACGGAGCGCTGGCCGGAATGACCTACGATCCGCAAACCGTGGCTCTGGCTTCGGTCAACACACATGGCGGATCGGTCAATGATCAACGACTCACGTAA
- a CDS encoding type II toxin-antitoxin system YafQ family toxin: MANKRARHPRACRYAKAFTKDWDRLDRSGRYDMRQLKSVILHLIANDGPLGPEWKDHPLKGDWASYRECHIGGDFLLIYQIDETMGKSGTVYFARAGTHSELFNE, encoded by the coding sequence GTGGCGAATAAACGCGCGCGGCATCCCCGCGCCTGTCGATACGCCAAAGCATTCACCAAGGATTGGGACCGGCTCGATCGCTCGGGCCGATACGATATGCGTCAGCTCAAGTCGGTGATCCTTCACCTGATCGCCAATGACGGGCCGCTTGGACCGGAATGGAAGGATCATCCGCTCAAGGGCGATTGGGCGAGCTACCGCGAATGTCACATCGGCGGCGACTTTCTGCTCATTTACCAGATCGACGAAACGATGGGCAAAAGCGGCACCGTCTATTTCGCCCGCGCCGGCACTCATAGCGAGCTGTTCAACGAATGA
- a CDS encoding DEAD/DEAH box helicase — protein MTSSTIPAVRLVTGQTGASSSANELGMRPMQARAYAHRGEQYLLIKSPPASGKSRALMFIALDKLHNQGVKQAIIVVPERSIGGSFADEPLSAHGFWADWTVKPHWNLCNTPGADDVKVAKSKVKAVGEFLASDDTVLVCTHATFRFAIDELGIAAFDGRLIAVDEFHHVSANPENRLGAQLGQLIARDKAHLVAMTGSYFRGDAVAVLSAEDEAKFTTVTYTYYEQLNGYRYLKTLDIAYSFYTGPYIDKIGELLDPAVKTIVHIPSVNSRESTKRGKHTEVEEIMDHLGTWKGTDAQTGFHLIATAAGATIKVADLVDDDPAKRDRVAAALKSPEARSDRDHVDVIIALGMAKEGFDWIWCEHALTVGYRSSLTEIIQIIGRATRDAPGKTVARFTNLIAEPAAADDVVAEAVNDTLKAIAASLLMEQVLAPRFEFTPKDAGPKDGFVYGPDGYVEGRTNVGWNEERGQFHFELKDLVLPSSTEGKRICAEDINEVITSFIQDKQAIERGLFDTEVVPEELTQVRMGKIVRDRYPDLSETDQEAIRQHAIAALNITQQAAKIVTETASDDGTGELKANTSFVDGVRKFMNVRELDIDLIDRINPFDAAYAILAKAMNEGTLRQVQAAISARKTTLSEEEARAFAIRAVQWKRERGRAPEATSQDPWERQLAEGVAAFARFRAKAQAAEAAAHG, from the coding sequence ATGACTTCCAGCACCATCCCCGCCGTCCGCCTCGTCACCGGCCAGACCGGCGCGTCCTCCAGCGCCAACGAACTCGGCATGCGGCCGATGCAGGCGCGGGCCTATGCCCATCGCGGCGAGCAGTATCTGCTGATCAAGTCGCCGCCCGCGTCAGGCAAGTCCCGCGCGCTGATGTTCATCGCACTCGACAAGCTGCACAACCAGGGCGTCAAACAGGCAATCATCGTCGTGCCCGAACGCTCGATCGGCGGCAGCTTCGCCGACGAGCCGCTGTCGGCGCACGGCTTCTGGGCCGACTGGACGGTGAAGCCGCACTGGAACCTGTGCAACACGCCCGGCGCGGACGATGTGAAGGTCGCCAAGTCGAAGGTGAAGGCGGTCGGCGAGTTCCTGGCCTCGGACGACACGGTGCTGGTCTGCACCCACGCCACCTTCCGCTTCGCGATCGACGAGCTGGGCATCGCGGCGTTCGACGGGCGGCTCATCGCGGTGGACGAGTTCCACCACGTTTCAGCGAACCCGGAAAACCGGCTGGGCGCGCAGTTGGGCCAGCTGATCGCGCGCGACAAAGCCCATCTGGTCGCGATGACCGGCAGCTATTTCCGCGGCGACGCGGTCGCGGTGCTGTCGGCGGAGGACGAGGCGAAGTTCACCACCGTCACCTACACCTATTACGAGCAGCTCAACGGCTATCGCTATCTGAAGACGCTCGACATCGCGTACAGCTTCTACACCGGCCCCTATATCGATAAGATCGGTGAACTACTCGATCCGGCGGTCAAGACGATCGTCCATATCCCCAGCGTCAACAGCCGCGAAAGTACCAAGCGCGGCAAGCATACCGAGGTCGAGGAGATCATGGATCACCTCGGCACGTGGAAAGGCACCGACGCGCAAACCGGCTTCCACCTGATCGCGACGGCGGCGGGCGCGACGATCAAGGTCGCCGATCTGGTCGACGACGATCCCGCCAAGCGCGACCGCGTGGCGGCGGCCTTGAAAAGCCCGGAGGCGCGGAGCGACCGCGACCATGTCGACGTCATCATCGCGCTGGGCATGGCGAAGGAGGGGTTCGACTGGATCTGGTGCGAGCACGCGCTGACCGTCGGCTATCGCTCCAGCCTGACCGAGATCATTCAGATCATCGGCCGCGCCACCCGCGACGCGCCGGGCAAGACGGTCGCGCGCTTCACCAACCTGATCGCCGAACCCGCCGCCGCCGATGACGTGGTGGCCGAAGCGGTCAACGACACGCTGAAGGCGATCGCTGCCAGCCTGCTGATGGAACAGGTGCTGGCCCCGCGCTTCGAGTTCACGCCGAAGGATGCGGGGCCGAAGGATGGGTTCGTTTATGGTCCCGATGGGTACGTCGAGGGCCGCACCAATGTCGGGTGGAACGAGGAACGCGGCCAGTTCCACTTCGAGTTGAAGGACCTGGTGCTGCCCAGCTCGACCGAGGGCAAGCGCATCTGCGCCGAGGACATCAACGAGGTCATCACCAGCTTCATCCAGGACAAGCAGGCGATCGAACGCGGTCTGTTCGACACCGAGGTGGTGCCGGAGGAACTGACTCAGGTCCGCATGGGCAAGATCGTCCGCGACCGTTACCCCGACCTCAGCGAGACGGACCAGGAGGCGATCCGCCAGCACGCCATCGCCGCGCTCAACATCACCCAGCAGGCGGCGAAGATCGTCACCGAGACGGCGAGCGACGACGGCACGGGTGAATTGAAGGCAAACACCTCCTTCGTCGATGGCGTCCGCAAGTTCATGAACGTGCGCGAGCTCGACATCGACCTGATCGACCGGATCAATCCGTTCGATGCCGCCTATGCGATCCTCGCCAAGGCGATGAACGAGGGCACGTTGCGGCAGGTGCAGGCCGCAATCTCGGCGCGCAAGACCACACTTAGCGAGGAAGAGGCGCGCGCCTTCGCGATACGTGCGGTCCAGTGGAAGCGCGAACGCGGCCGCGCGCCCGAGGCGACGTCGCAGGATCCGTGGGAACGCCAGCTGGCGGAGGGCGTCGCCGCCTTCGCCCGTTTCCGCGCCAAGGCCCAGGCCGCGGAAGCCGCCGCTCATGGCTGA
- a CDS encoding HEPN domain-containing protein: MILDPIPFDGSIERAGLSVPVTFTAAIDDDGELRLEFGPIKPSHAAASIVPEQPLLTPLQPLTLRGRAAEHWSFESSEFYVGRWSRRPDHVEITGSCGTAELSRPAKPDHHDACAWFFRKLAAIHPIVAKTKAWSIVLRGYRDDADQEPVSLLAVESERQENEAWWQETERLLIHVQRVLSLACGVYLLPVYEQRHRAGRFTIRIAQRGRSPAPYLAPFRDLFMEEIFAAAVRSFDDHPAEVARLDPAIRWLTAPVALAESRLMNAMSALECILASSDVEQFHLPDAAAFDTLRQKIAKFLKAEAAPRKMAGKLRELNRRSFAEKLRDLLSRQPFPAQDFPDEWLKGAVDARNVIVHTGVSPELSIDDPSLIDHVVRVREIVIRLMLAAIGFEGQYQSWLHGCADLRFPSCKPVAGATISPA; the protein is encoded by the coding sequence ATGATCCTCGACCCAATCCCGTTCGACGGCTCGATCGAGCGCGCCGGCCTCAGCGTCCCCGTAACGTTCACTGCCGCCATCGACGACGACGGTGAGCTCCGCCTCGAGTTCGGACCAATCAAGCCGAGCCACGCTGCCGCCTCGATCGTCCCGGAGCAGCCGCTGCTGACCCCACTCCAGCCGCTCACCTTGCGCGGACGCGCCGCCGAACATTGGAGCTTTGAGAGCTCGGAATTCTATGTCGGCCGATGGTCGCGCCGCCCCGATCATGTCGAGATCACCGGCTCGTGCGGCACTGCCGAGCTCAGCCGACCGGCTAAACCCGATCATCACGATGCCTGCGCTTGGTTCTTTCGCAAGCTCGCAGCGATCCACCCGATCGTCGCAAAGACAAAGGCGTGGAGCATCGTCCTACGTGGCTATCGCGACGATGCCGACCAGGAACCCGTCTCACTCTTGGCGGTCGAGAGTGAGCGCCAGGAAAATGAGGCATGGTGGCAGGAAACCGAACGCCTCCTAATCCACGTGCAACGCGTCCTGTCGCTGGCCTGCGGCGTCTATCTTCTGCCCGTCTATGAGCAGCGCCACCGGGCGGGCCGCTTCACGATCCGGATCGCGCAGCGCGGCCGTTCGCCCGCCCCCTATCTCGCCCCGTTCCGCGACCTTTTTATGGAGGAGATCTTTGCCGCCGCCGTTCGCTCGTTCGACGATCATCCGGCCGAGGTGGCAAGGCTTGACCCCGCCATCCGCTGGCTGACGGCCCCGGTCGCGCTTGCAGAATCGCGGCTCATGAACGCGATGAGCGCGCTCGAATGCATCCTCGCCAGCTCCGACGTCGAGCAGTTCCACCTGCCCGACGCCGCCGCATTCGATACGTTGCGACAGAAGATCGCCAAATTCCTTAAGGCCGAGGCAGCTCCCCGGAAGATGGCGGGCAAGTTGCGCGAGCTGAACCGGCGCTCGTTCGCCGAGAAGCTGCGGGACCTGCTCTCCCGTCAGCCATTTCCGGCTCAGGACTTCCCGGACGAATGGCTCAAGGGCGCCGTCGATGCCCGGAACGTCATCGTGCACACCGGCGTCTCGCCCGAGCTGTCGATCGACGATCCCTCGCTAATCGACCATGTCGTGCGCGTCCGCGAGATCGTCATCCGGTTGATGCTCGCCGCGATCGGCTTTGAGGGCCAGTATCAAAGCTGGCTGCACGGATGTGCTGACCTGCGCTTCCCGTCCTGCAAGCCGGTGGCTGGGGCGACGATCTCTCCTGCCTGA
- a CDS encoding P-loop NTPase fold protein produces MLLADNETRVDLLNNEAIARTIVTLLRDRPDKPVTVGVHGDWGAGKSSVLEMIEACFESESKALCIKFNGWRFQGFEDAKIALIEGIVTGLIEKRPALTRAAIAVKDVFRRIDWLKVAKKAGGLAFNAFTGVPTPEQIHSAIGLVQGALADPAKLATKENAKKAFEEVDGLLKEKDDTTNVPEEINAFRKAFDELLDQAGVTQLVVLIDDLDRCLPDTAIETLEAVRLFVFTSRTAFVVAADEAMIEYSVRKHFPDLPDTTGPLSYARNYLEKLIQIPFRIRAAGRHRNAHLCDIAAGRGRTRRGRPRLPRTHYRGARTAQTPLA; encoded by the coding sequence ATGTTGCTGGCGGACAATGAAACGCGTGTCGATCTGCTCAACAATGAAGCGATCGCGAGGACGATCGTCACCTTGCTCCGCGACCGCCCCGACAAGCCCGTGACCGTCGGTGTCCACGGCGACTGGGGGGCGGGCAAGTCGAGCGTCCTAGAGATGATCGAGGCATGCTTCGAATCCGAGTCCAAGGCGCTCTGCATCAAGTTCAACGGCTGGCGCTTCCAAGGTTTCGAGGACGCCAAGATCGCGCTAATTGAGGGGATCGTCACCGGCCTTATCGAAAAGCGGCCCGCGCTCACCCGGGCCGCGATTGCGGTCAAGGATGTGTTCCGGCGCATCGACTGGCTCAAGGTGGCGAAAAAGGCAGGCGGACTCGCCTTTAATGCCTTCACCGGCGTGCCGACCCCCGAACAAATCCATTCGGCGATCGGCCTCGTGCAGGGCGCGCTGGCCGATCCGGCGAAGCTCGCGACCAAGGAGAACGCCAAGAAGGCGTTCGAGGAAGTCGACGGTCTCCTCAAGGAGAAGGACGACACGACCAACGTTCCCGAGGAGATCAACGCCTTCCGCAAGGCCTTTGACGAACTCCTCGACCAGGCCGGAGTCACCCAGCTCGTCGTCCTCATCGACGATCTCGACCGATGCCTGCCCGACACCGCGATCGAGACTCTAGAGGCGGTGCGGTTGTTCGTCTTCACCTCCCGTACCGCGTTCGTCGTCGCCGCCGACGAGGCGATGATCGAATACTCGGTGCGCAAACATTTCCCCGATCTTCCCGACACCACCGGACCGCTGAGCTACGCACGCAACTATCTTGAGAAGCTCATCCAGATTCCCTTCCGCATCCGCGCCGCTGGGCGACACCGAAACGCGCATCTATGTGACATTGCTGCTGGTCGCGGCCGAACTCGGCGAGGACGACCCCGCCTTCCTAGAACTCATTACCGTGGCGCGCGAACGGCTCAAACGCCCCTGGCTTGA
- the qatB gene encoding Qat anti-phage system associated protein QatB: MGTSSVFGGQGGASPLVPSFVGDAGAPSADDAADATYRDEDGDGTPPPSDPPQPPQRPPVPPNADPTRFTAARNNFSRFASSGGTDRASLGRALSHYVDSSTGGARGAAGRMGSARGAGSRLLGFLADATTRGITEALRALDLADLAGRPIEEVFLGLADYICPDGGSVDEGIAREAFIETIVDLAAAGITDLDTLSEDQMQTVFELYATNAIEARLCNDIGTKAVMLPASARDAASVQAQLNDFIRRGVADALSAARVAAAALTPDRVLGFVARVYEQAFDILRIMGDAEANA; the protein is encoded by the coding sequence ATGGGAACGTCGAGCGTATTCGGCGGCCAAGGCGGCGCCAGCCCGCTGGTCCCGAGCTTCGTCGGCGACGCCGGCGCGCCATCGGCCGATGATGCCGCCGACGCGACCTACCGCGACGAAGATGGCGACGGCACACCGCCGCCAAGCGATCCACCGCAGCCGCCGCAACGCCCGCCAGTACCGCCCAATGCCGATCCCACGCGTTTCACGGCCGCCCGCAACAACTTTTCGCGCTTCGCGAGCTCGGGCGGCACCGACCGCGCCAGCCTCGGTCGCGCGCTCTCCCACTACGTTGACTCATCGACTGGCGGCGCGCGGGGCGCGGCCGGTCGGATGGGATCGGCGCGCGGCGCGGGCAGCCGGCTCCTCGGCTTCCTCGCGGACGCGACAACGCGCGGCATCACCGAGGCGTTGCGCGCGCTCGATCTCGCCGATCTCGCCGGACGGCCGATCGAAGAGGTCTTCCTCGGCCTCGCCGATTACATCTGCCCCGACGGCGGCTCGGTCGACGAGGGGATCGCACGCGAGGCCTTCATCGAGACGATCGTCGACTTGGCGGCGGCCGGCATTACCGACCTCGACACGCTAAGCGAGGACCAGATGCAGACGGTGTTCGAGCTTTACGCCACTAACGCCATCGAAGCGCGGCTGTGCAACGACATCGGCACCAAGGCCGTCATGCTGCCGGCGAGCGCGCGCGACGCCGCCAGCGTCCAAGCCCAGCTCAACGATTTCATCCGTCGTGGCGTCGCCGACGCCCTATCGGCCGCACGCGTCGCGGCGGCGGCGCTCACGCCCGATCGCGTCCTCGGCTTCGTCGCGCGGGTCTACGAGCAGGCTTTCGACATCCTGCGCATAATGGGCGACGCGGAGGCGAACGCATGA
- the qatC gene encoding Qat anti-phage system QueC-like protein QatC, translated as MNRHVIIGRFGPGDRLSVPRAADEVMTRLDLLNGNDSLDHGIGRALADLAREGVFPTDLGVDLIILAAHVHAADTRIARWMDSQDGWTREIRLVVPVADPRRWAAAGPIFERMLGFLTGDRWTVGFRSRPRRHAQLIAQPSTLLPARFDHLALFSGGLDSLIGAIDALEAGKTPLFISHAGEGATSEAQATLQAALGAAYRGRGFARLRLWMAFAQGLVARSSGEDTTRGRSFLFFALGVMAGTGLAEPFVLHCPENGLIAINVPLDPIRLGALSTRTTHPFYIARWNEALTALGIPGRIENPYWDKTKGEMVRACANQTLLRGIAASSLSCSSPTKGRWQGIGVQHCGYCLPCLIRRGSLTAGLAPAADPTTYTLADLTARALNTREAEGVQIRSFQFAIDRLRRRPALAELLIHKPGPLSDENAARQTALAGVYRRGMDEVGNILAGVRTRPL; from the coding sequence ATGAACAGGCATGTCATCATCGGCCGGTTCGGGCCGGGCGATCGCCTCTCCGTGCCCCGCGCCGCAGACGAGGTGATGACCCGGCTCGACCTCCTCAACGGCAATGATAGCCTCGATCATGGCATCGGCCGGGCGCTAGCCGATCTCGCCCGCGAAGGCGTCTTCCCCACCGATCTCGGAGTCGATCTCATCATCCTCGCTGCGCATGTCCACGCCGCCGACACGCGCATCGCGCGGTGGATGGACAGCCAGGACGGCTGGACGCGCGAGATCCGGCTCGTCGTCCCCGTCGCCGATCCGCGCCGCTGGGCTGCGGCCGGCCCGATCTTCGAGCGAATGCTCGGCTTCCTGACCGGCGATCGCTGGACGGTCGGCTTCCGCTCACGCCCGCGCCGTCACGCGCAGCTGATCGCGCAGCCCTCGACGTTGCTGCCGGCCCGCTTCGATCACCTTGCACTGTTCTCGGGCGGGCTCGACAGCCTGATCGGGGCGATCGATGCGCTTGAGGCGGGCAAGACGCCGTTGTTCATCAGCCATGCCGGCGAAGGGGCAACCAGCGAGGCGCAGGCGACGCTGCAGGCGGCGCTCGGTGCTGCCTACCGCGGCCGCGGCTTCGCACGGCTGCGGCTTTGGATGGCGTTCGCGCAGGGTTTGGTGGCGCGATCGTCGGGCGAGGACACGACGCGCGGCCGCTCGTTCCTGTTCTTCGCGCTCGGCGTCATGGCCGGGACCGGCTTGGCGGAGCCGTTCGTCCTGCACTGCCCGGAGAATGGCTTGATCGCGATCAACGTCCCGCTCGACCCGATCCGGCTCGGCGCGCTCAGCACGCGCACCACCCACCCCTTCTATATCGCGCGCTGGAACGAGGCATTGACGGCGCTCGGCATCCCCGGCCGGATCGAGAACCCCTATTGGGACAAGACCAAGGGCGAAATGGTTCGAGCGTGCGCGAACCAGACGTTGCTCCGCGGCATTGCTGCGTCGTCGCTGTCCTGCTCGTCGCCGACCAAAGGCCGCTGGCAAGGGATCGGCGTCCAGCATTGCGGCTATTGCCTGCCGTGCCTGATTCGACGGGGGTCGCTCACCGCCGGGCTAGCGCCTGCGGCCGACCCGACCACCTATACGCTGGCTGATCTCACCGCCCGGGCACTCAACACCCGCGAGGCGGAAGGCGTCCAGATCCGCTCGTTCCAGTTCGCGATCGACCGGCTTCGTCGCCGGCCCGCGCTGGCCGAGCTCCTCATCCACAAGCCCGGGCCTCTGTCCGACGAGAATGCCGCACGACAAACGGCGCTCGCCGGTGTATATCGCCGCGGCATGGACGAGGTGGGCAATATCCTGGCCGGAGTGCGGACACGGCCTCTGTGA
- a CDS encoding type II toxin-antitoxin system RelB/DinJ family antitoxin produces the protein MLHVRMDEQLKAQATAALDAIGLSASDAVRLLFHRIVADQAFPLELKVPNADTRAAMEEIAQMKADGREPFPTAEAMFASLERGE, from the coding sequence ATGCTCCACGTCCGAATGGACGAACAGTTGAAGGCGCAGGCGACGGCGGCGCTCGACGCGATCGGGCTGTCGGCGTCGGACGCGGTGCGCCTGCTGTTCCACCGCATCGTCGCCGACCAGGCCTTTCCGCTGGAGCTGAAGGTGCCCAACGCGGATACGCGCGCGGCGATGGAGGAGATCGCGCAGATGAAGGCGGACGGTCGCGAGCCGTTCCCTACGGCCGAGGCGATGTTCGCGAGCCTGGAGCGTGGCGAATAA
- a CDS encoding NTPase KAP: MTLLLVAAELGEDDPAFLELITVARERLKRPWLEGPLEAQTVRSALGDKAASANNALTLSDQIGPILASGTQGNPRQIKRFLNALLLRERTADARGFGDDVKLPVLAKLMLAERFLPRLFDQIGAAAAASSDGRCRDLAALETAAASPEPDPAAPPPKPADASPAPRPAAGKGAAKLQPVANDASGPLGEWLTSPVIRAWAEVQPAIGVEDLRPYLFIAKDRKDYFGAASVLGSLAGVVEQLFGGKFVVQAMEGDLARLATPEAARIFEAVRARIVGGDAFDLQPAGVDGLAVLVKAQPSLQGNLLDFLEALPRERLGVWVTSGWETALKDPETRARFGRLLTAWGKDGSPILKAAAGNVARTRQGGR; encoded by the coding sequence GTGACATTGCTGCTGGTCGCGGCCGAACTCGGCGAGGACGACCCCGCCTTCCTAGAACTCATTACCGTGGCGCGCGAACGGCTCAAACGCCCCTGGCTTGAGGGGCCACTCGAGGCGCAAACGGTGCGTTCGGCGCTCGGCGACAAAGCCGCCAGCGCCAACAATGCGCTGACGCTCTCTGACCAGATCGGCCCGATCCTTGCGAGCGGCACGCAGGGCAACCCGCGTCAGATCAAGCGCTTCCTCAACGCGCTCCTGCTCCGCGAACGGACCGCAGACGCCCGCGGGTTCGGCGACGACGTGAAATTGCCCGTCCTGGCCAAGCTGATGCTCGCCGAGCGCTTCCTACCTCGCCTGTTCGACCAGATCGGCGCCGCCGCGGCCGCGTCGAGCGACGGACGCTGCCGCGATCTCGCAGCCCTCGAGACCGCAGCCGCCTCACCCGAGCCCGACCCCGCCGCACCTCCGCCCAAGCCAGCGGACGCCTCCCCCGCCCCGCGACCGGCCGCCGGTAAGGGAGCCGCCAAGCTGCAGCCGGTCGCGAACGATGCGAGCGGGCCGCTCGGCGAATGGCTGACCTCGCCGGTGATCCGCGCTTGGGCCGAGGTCCAGCCTGCGATCGGGGTCGAGGATCTGCGCCCCTATCTGTTCATCGCCAAGGATCGGAAGGACTATTTCGGCGCTGCCTCGGTGCTCGGCAGCCTCGCCGGCGTCGTCGAGCAGCTATTCGGCGGTAAATTCGTCGTCCAGGCCATGGAAGGCGATCTCGCCCGCCTCGCGACGCCGGAGGCGGCGCGGATCTTCGAAGCGGTGCGTGCGCGGATCGTCGGCGGCGACGCCTTCGACTTGCAGCCCGCGGGCGTCGATGGGCTCGCAGTGCTCGTCAAGGCGCAGCCTTCGCTCCAAGGCAATCTGCTCGACTTCCTTGAGGCGCTGCCCCGCGAACGGCTTGGTGTTTGGGTGACCAGCGGCTGGGAGACGGCGTTGAAGGACCCCGAAACCCGCGCCCGCTTTGGACGGCTCCTCACCGCCTGGGGCAAGGACGGCTCTCCAATCCTGAAAGCGGCGGCCGGCAATGTTGCCCGGACCCGGCAGGGAGGCCGCTAA
- the qatD gene encoding Qat anti-phage system TatD family nuclease QatD has product MTVAETAPGVRGVDFHCHLDLFLDHDAAIARAEAARIYTLTVTTTPRAWSRNHELTRDRRFVRAALGLHPQLAGEREAELRLWERHLAETRYVGEVGLDGGPRFYKTMEAQRRVFQRILECCAEAGDKVLTVHSTRAVKPVLDLIETCLPPDRGRVVLHWFGGSRSEAGRALALGCFFSVNATMLATDRGKVLVASLPPDRLLTETDGPFTPGRDGPAHPEDVELAVEAIAGLRGSAAEEVRSGLIRTLRDLLAIG; this is encoded by the coding sequence GTGACGGTCGCCGAAACGGCGCCGGGCGTGCGCGGCGTCGACTTCCACTGCCATCTCGACCTGTTCCTAGACCACGACGCCGCGATTGCACGTGCGGAGGCGGCCCGCATCTACACGCTCACCGTCACCACCACCCCGCGTGCTTGGTCGCGCAACCATGAGCTTACCCGCGATCGGCGCTTCGTGCGCGCCGCCTTAGGTCTCCATCCGCAGCTCGCCGGCGAGCGCGAGGCCGAACTCCGACTCTGGGAGCGCCACCTCGCCGAGACACGCTATGTCGGCGAGGTCGGGCTCGACGGGGGGCCTCGCTTCTACAAGACGATGGAAGCGCAGCGACGGGTCTTCCAGCGCATCCTCGAATGCTGCGCCGAAGCCGGCGACAAGGTGCTGACCGTTCACAGCACCCGCGCCGTCAAGCCCGTGCTCGATCTGATTGAAACCTGCTTGCCGCCTGACCGGGGCCGGGTAGTGCTGCACTGGTTCGGCGGCAGCCGCAGCGAGGCGGGGCGCGCTTTGGCCCTCGGCTGCTTCTTCTCGGTAAACGCCACGATGCTAGCGACTGATCGCGGCAAGGTGCTGGTAGCGTCGCTGCCACCCGATCGCTTACTTACCGAAACCGACGGACCCTTCACGCCGGGGCGTGATGGCCCGGCGCACCCAGAAGATGTAGAGTTGGCAGTCGAGGCGATCGCCGGCCTACGCGGGAGCGCCGCCGAAGAGGTCAGGAGCGGTCTGATCCGGACGCTGCGTGACCTGCTCGCGATCGGCTGA